A stretch of the Streptomyces sp. NBC_00078 genome encodes the following:
- a CDS encoding LCP family protein has translation MRAATTLSVVVLASAGIGHAVVTSLDAGIARVDPFKDMKNRPAAGHGMNVLLVGTDGRDRISAQERHRYHLGGAPCHCTDTMMIVHISADRERASVVSLPRDSYAMTPEHVDDRTGKRVAGHPVRLNAAYAEGGPNLTVRTVEDMTHVKIDHYLEVDFTSFMRTVDVLGGVQICTATPLKDTYTGLDLPAGTHTLTGGQALQYVRARHVDGASDLNRMKRQQRFLAALVERATSSGILLNPMKFRDVTRAVLGSVRADKGFGTDELLDLGRAMRNFSPSSSEFTTVPIAQMGYAVKGIGETLKWDTAKSGSLFRSLRDDKPLAVHASRPAAVLVDVAPQQIQVQVENGTPSDGLGGRVDAALAGAGFRTTKAPAMAADRTLKRTVVAYDPGWDRSAKSLAAALPGSELRPVKGLGPTLKVIVGADFRQVRKVRAEDAYLGEAGVVTGDQVVCS, from the coding sequence ATGCGCGCGGCGACGACCCTGTCCGTCGTCGTCCTCGCCTCCGCCGGGATCGGACACGCGGTGGTCACCAGCCTCGACGCGGGCATCGCCCGCGTCGACCCCTTCAAGGACATGAAGAACCGCCCGGCGGCCGGTCACGGGATGAACGTCCTGCTGGTCGGCACGGACGGCCGCGACCGGATCAGCGCGCAGGAACGGCACCGCTACCACCTGGGCGGCGCCCCCTGCCACTGCACCGACACGATGATGATCGTGCACATCTCGGCGGACCGGGAGCGGGCGAGCGTGGTGAGCCTGCCGCGCGACTCGTACGCCATGACGCCCGAACACGTCGACGACAGGACCGGGAAGCGGGTCGCGGGCCACCCCGTCAGGCTCAACGCGGCCTACGCGGAGGGCGGCCCGAACCTCACCGTCCGGACCGTCGAGGACATGACCCATGTGAAGATCGACCACTATCTGGAGGTCGACTTCACCAGCTTCATGCGGACGGTGGACGTGCTCGGCGGCGTGCAGATCTGCACAGCCACCCCTCTGAAGGACACGTACACCGGACTCGACCTCCCCGCCGGGACGCACACCCTCACCGGCGGACAGGCCCTGCAGTACGTCCGTGCCCGGCATGTCGACGGGGCCTCCGACCTCAACCGGATGAAGCGCCAGCAGCGCTTCCTGGCGGCGCTCGTCGAGCGGGCCACGTCCTCCGGGATCCTGCTCAACCCGATGAAGTTCAGGGACGTGACACGGGCCGTGCTGGGGTCGGTGCGCGCGGACAAGGGCTTCGGCACGGACGAGCTGCTCGACCTCGGCCGGGCGATGCGCAACTTCTCCCCCTCGTCCTCCGAGTTCACGACCGTGCCCATCGCACAGATGGGATACGCCGTGAAGGGCATCGGCGAGACGCTGAAATGGGACACGGCCAAGTCCGGCAGCCTCTTCCGTTCCCTGCGCGACGACAAGCCGCTGGCCGTGCACGCCTCGCGGCCCGCGGCGGTGCTGGTCGACGTGGCCCCGCAGCAGATCCAGGTCCAGGTCGAGAACGGCACGCCCTCCGACGGACTCGGGGGGCGCGTGGACGCGGCGCTGGCGGGGGCCGGCTTCCGGACGACCAAAGCCCCGGCGATGGCCGCCGACCGCACGCTGAAGCGGACGGTCGTCGCCTACGACCCCGGGTGGGACCGGTCCGCGAAGTCACTGGCCGCCGCGCTGCCCGGCAGCGAGCTGCGGCCGGTGAAGGGGCTCGGGCCGACGTTGAAGGTGATCGTGGGCGCCGACTTCAGGCAGGTGCGCAAGGTGCGGGCGGAGGACGCGTATCTGGGCGAGGCCGGAGTGGTGACCGGCGACCAGGTGGTGTGTTCGTAA
- a CDS encoding VOC family protein has product MALAKLGAVVLDCPDPSALAGFYAGVLGGTVEGEGDWVDLRVPGGQSLAFQSASGFVAPEWPAPDRSQQFHLDLTVDDLDAAEAGVLALGAKPLDTDDRSRTWRVYADPAGHPFCLCAC; this is encoded by the coding sequence ATGGCTCTCGCCAAGCTGGGTGCCGTCGTCCTGGACTGTCCCGACCCGAGCGCGCTGGCCGGTTTCTACGCCGGCGTGCTGGGCGGCACCGTCGAGGGCGAGGGCGACTGGGTGGATCTGAGGGTGCCCGGCGGACAGTCGCTGGCCTTCCAGTCCGCCTCCGGGTTCGTGGCGCCCGAGTGGCCCGCGCCCGACCGCTCGCAGCAGTTCCACCTTGACCTGACCGTCGACGACCTGGACGCGGCGGAGGCAGGCGTGCTGGCGCTGGGTGCCAAGCCGCTGGACACCGACGACCGCTCGCGCACCTGGCGGGTTTACGCGGATCCGGCAGGGCACCCGTTCTGCCTCTGTGCCTGCTGA
- a CDS encoding UDP-glucose/GDP-mannose dehydrogenase family protein, whose protein sequence is MSLKITVIGTGYLGATHAAAMAELGFEVLGLDVVPEKIETLQRGEVPMYEPGLEELLRKHVAGIEGSSGRLRFTMDFAEVAAFGDVHFVCVNTPQRHGEYAADMSYVDAAIASLAPHLTGPALVVGKSTVPVGSADRLAAYLAEHAPAGADAELAWNPEFLREGFAVQDTLHPDRLVAGVRSERAEKLLREVYATPVSEGTPFVVTDFPTAELVKTSANSFLATKISFINAMAEVCEAADGDVAKLAEAIGYDDRIGKKFLRAGIGFGGGCLPKDIRAFMARAGELGADQALTFLREIDSINMRQRGQMVELARQVLGGGPFLGKRVAVLGATFKPDSDDVRDSPALNVAGQIHLQGGQVTVYDPKGMDNARRLFPTLGYADTATAAVRGADVVLHLTEWREFRELDPAELGAVAADRVILDGRNALDPELWRKAGWTYRAMGRPTA, encoded by the coding sequence ATGAGCCTCAAGATCACCGTGATCGGCACCGGCTACCTCGGCGCCACACACGCCGCGGCCATGGCCGAGCTCGGGTTCGAGGTACTGGGGCTCGACGTCGTGCCGGAGAAGATCGAGACGCTCCAGCGGGGCGAGGTCCCGATGTACGAGCCCGGCCTTGAGGAGCTGCTCAGGAAGCACGTCGCCGGGATCGAGGGGTCGAGCGGGCGGCTGCGGTTCACCATGGACTTCGCCGAGGTCGCGGCCTTCGGTGACGTGCACTTCGTGTGCGTGAACACGCCGCAGCGGCACGGGGAGTACGCGGCCGACATGTCGTACGTCGACGCCGCCATAGCCTCCCTCGCCCCGCACCTCACCGGTCCCGCCCTGGTCGTCGGCAAGTCGACCGTGCCGGTCGGTTCCGCCGACCGGCTCGCCGCCTACCTCGCCGAGCACGCGCCGGCCGGGGCGGACGCGGAGCTGGCCTGGAACCCGGAGTTCCTGCGGGAGGGCTTCGCGGTGCAGGACACGCTGCACCCGGACCGGCTGGTGGCGGGTGTGCGCAGCGAGCGGGCGGAGAAGCTGCTGCGCGAGGTGTACGCGACGCCGGTCTCCGAGGGGACGCCGTTCGTCGTCACCGACTTCCCCACCGCCGAGCTGGTGAAGACGTCCGCGAACTCGTTCCTGGCCACCAAGATCTCCTTCATCAACGCGATGGCCGAGGTGTGCGAGGCCGCGGACGGCGATGTCGCCAAGCTGGCCGAGGCGATCGGGTACGACGACCGGATCGGGAAGAAGTTCCTGCGGGCCGGTATCGGCTTCGGGGGTGGCTGTCTGCCGAAGGACATCCGGGCCTTCATGGCGCGCGCCGGTGAGCTGGGGGCCGACCAGGCGCTGACCTTCCTGCGCGAGATCGACTCGATCAACATGCGGCAGCGCGGGCAGATGGTGGAGCTGGCGCGGCAGGTGCTCGGCGGCGGGCCCTTCCTGGGCAAGCGGGTCGCGGTGCTCGGCGCGACCTTCAAGCCCGACTCGGACGACGTACGGGACTCCCCCGCACTGAACGTGGCCGGGCAGATCCACCTCCAGGGCGGCCAGGTGACCGTCTACGACCCCAAGGGCATGGACAACGCACGCCGCCTCTTCCCTACGCTCGGCTACGCCGACACCGCGACAGCAGCCGTGCGGGGCGCCGATGTCGTACTGCACCTGACGGAGTGGCGAGAGTTCCGCGAGCTGGACCCGGCGGAGCTCGGCGCGGTCGCGGCGGACCGGGTGATCCTGGACGGGCGCAACGCCCTCGACCCTGAGCTGTGGCGCAAGGCCGGGTGGACGTACCGGGCGATGGGCCGCCCGACCGCCTAG
- a CDS encoding VOC family protein has protein sequence MSVARFRSVVLDCPDPRALARFYAGVVGGTPEEEDADWVVLHVPGGPRLAFQRAEGFTPPEWPRADRNSQQFHLDFDGGSTWEEMDAAHERVLALGARPLDLEDREKKDFQVYADPAGHPFCLCRIDNP, from the coding sequence ATGTCCGTGGCCCGCTTCCGCTCCGTCGTCCTCGACTGCCCCGACCCGCGCGCACTCGCCCGCTTCTACGCGGGCGTCGTGGGCGGTACGCCCGAGGAGGAGGACGCCGACTGGGTCGTGCTCCACGTCCCGGGCGGGCCCCGGCTCGCCTTCCAGCGGGCGGAGGGCTTCACCCCGCCCGAGTGGCCGCGCGCGGACCGCAACTCGCAGCAGTTCCACCTCGACTTCGACGGCGGGTCGACCTGGGAGGAGATGGACGCGGCGCACGAGAGGGTGCTGGCCCTGGGCGCGCGGCCGCTGGATCTGGAGGACCGGGAGAAGAAGGACTTCCAGGTGTACGCCGATCCGGCCGGGCATCCCTTCTGCCTCTGCCGGATCGACAACCCGTAA
- a CDS encoding acyl-CoA thioesterase, which translates to MTDQAPAAEPDTADIPGKPTSASRTTLSHIMTHNDTNLLGTVHGGVIMKLVDDAAGAVAGRHSGGPAVTASMDEMAFLEPVRVGDLVHVKAQVNWTGRTSMEVGVRVLAERWNESAPPTQVGSAYLVFAAVDADGKPRRVPPVLPETEKDRRRCQEAQIRRTHRLARRRAIMELREKRAAEGLDD; encoded by the coding sequence ATGACAGACCAGGCCCCCGCCGCGGAACCGGATACTGCGGATATCCCGGGCAAGCCCACCTCGGCCTCCCGGACCACGCTCAGCCACATCATGACCCACAACGACACGAATCTTCTGGGCACGGTGCACGGCGGCGTGATCATGAAGCTGGTGGACGACGCGGCCGGCGCGGTCGCCGGCCGGCACAGCGGCGGCCCCGCCGTGACGGCCTCCATGGACGAGATGGCGTTCTTGGAGCCGGTCCGCGTCGGCGACCTCGTCCATGTGAAGGCCCAGGTCAACTGGACCGGGCGCACCTCCATGGAGGTCGGCGTCCGGGTCCTGGCCGAGCGCTGGAACGAGTCCGCGCCGCCCACCCAGGTCGGCTCCGCGTACCTGGTCTTCGCGGCCGTGGACGCCGACGGCAAGCCACGCAGGGTGCCGCCGGTGCTGCCGGAGACGGAGAAGGACAGGCGCCGCTGTCAGGAGGCCCAGATCCGCCGCACCCACCGGCTGGCCCGGCGGCGGGCGATCATGGAACTGCGGGAGAAACGCGCCGCTGAGGGCCTCGACGACTGA
- a CDS encoding LCP family protein has product MSPTPQDHDATTEHGGHGDGRRGKGPDGDRKRRRRRVLRWSAMVLAVVILGTAGAGYLYYQHLNDNIRKDDLNLGDAKDRAAEPKANAAGQKPLNILLIGSDARDSEQNQKLGGARSTFNTAPRADVQMLLHLSADRTNMSVVSMPRDTLVDIPRCTDPDTGKAFGALTSTITNDSLGRGGPGCTVATWEKLTDIHIDHFMMIDFSGVVSMSGAIGGVPVCVDANIHSKSSDGHGSGLKLEKGTTYVKGVKALQWLRTRYGFEDNTDIARAKAQHQYMNAMVRQLRENATLGNPGKLRKLAETATDALTVDDGLGTVSKLYDLSKELRKVPTRRITMTTMPWQYSSTSSGRVVPRPGDADKLFRLVREDIALDGKDKKKSTAATTSPDPAAADDRIAVRVLNGTRSGTRLAVSGRPRAIARLLAGKGFTEAVADSSADLSEEKTVIRYPSTDLEGDAQRVAEALGIPTSSVRKSTDVSGVTLVVGADWRSGTKYTATGDDDRTPSSAQVINGSDEKQCMHVNPNYTW; this is encoded by the coding sequence ATGTCCCCCACACCGCAGGACCACGACGCCACGACCGAGCACGGCGGGCACGGCGACGGGCGGCGCGGGAAGGGCCCGGACGGTGACCGCAAGCGACGCAGACGGCGCGTTCTGCGCTGGTCGGCGATGGTTCTGGCAGTGGTGATACTCGGCACGGCGGGGGCCGGATATCTCTACTACCAGCACCTCAACGACAACATCAGGAAGGACGACCTCAACCTCGGCGACGCGAAGGACAGGGCGGCCGAACCGAAGGCCAACGCGGCCGGGCAGAAGCCCCTGAACATCCTGCTGATCGGCTCCGACGCACGGGACTCCGAGCAGAACCAGAAGCTCGGCGGCGCCAGGAGCACCTTCAACACCGCCCCGCGCGCCGACGTACAGATGCTGCTGCACCTCTCGGCGGACCGCACCAACATGTCGGTCGTGAGCATGCCCAGGGACACCCTGGTCGACATCCCCAGGTGCACGGACCCCGACACGGGCAAGGCCTTCGGGGCACTGACCTCGACGATCACCAACGACTCCCTGGGCCGCGGTGGCCCCGGCTGCACGGTGGCAACGTGGGAGAAGCTGACCGACATTCACATCGATCACTTCATGATGATCGACTTCTCGGGCGTGGTGTCCATGTCCGGCGCCATCGGCGGCGTACCGGTCTGCGTCGACGCCAACATCCACTCCAAGTCCTCCGACGGCCACGGCTCGGGCCTGAAGCTGGAGAAGGGCACCACGTACGTCAAGGGCGTCAAGGCCCTGCAGTGGCTGCGCACCCGCTACGGCTTCGAGGACAACACCGACATAGCCCGCGCCAAGGCACAGCACCAGTACATGAACGCCATGGTGCGCCAGCTGCGCGAGAACGCCACGCTCGGCAACCCGGGCAAGCTCCGCAAGCTCGCCGAGACGGCCACCGACGCGCTGACCGTCGACGACGGCCTCGGCACCGTGTCCAAGCTGTACGACCTGAGCAAGGAACTCAGGAAGGTCCCCACCCGGCGCATCACCATGACGACGATGCCCTGGCAGTACTCCTCCACGAGCAGCGGCCGGGTCGTGCCCAGGCCGGGCGACGCGGACAAGCTGTTCCGGCTCGTCCGCGAGGACATCGCCCTGGACGGCAAGGACAAGAAGAAGTCCACTGCGGCGACGACATCCCCGGACCCGGCCGCCGCGGACGACAGGATCGCCGTACGCGTGCTGAACGGCACCAGGTCCGGCACCCGGCTCGCGGTCTCGGGGCGCCCGCGAGCGATCGCCCGGCTGCTCGCCGGCAAGGGCTTCACCGAGGCGGTGGCGGACTCCTCGGCGGACCTCAGCGAGGAGAAGACGGTGATCCGCTATCCGAGCACCGACCTGGAGGGCGACGCCCAGCGGGTGGCCGAGGCGCTGGGCATCCCGACGTCCTCGGTCAGGAAGTCGACGGACGTCTCCGGGGTGACGCTGGTCGTCGGCGCCGACTGGCGCTCGGGCACGAAGTACACGGCGACCGGGGACGACGACAGGACACCGTCGTCCGCACAGGTCATCAACGGCTCGGACGAGAAGCAGTGCATGCACGTCAACCCGAACTACACCTGGTAG
- a CDS encoding glycosyltransferase family 2 protein, with amino-acid sequence MNANPDVQLPAVSVIMPVLNEERHLRGAVQAILAQEYAGEMEVVIALGPSTDRTDEIAAELVRDDARVHTVPNPTGRTPAALNAAIKASRHPIVVRVDGHGMLSPNYITTAVRLLEETGAQNVGGIMHAEGENDWEQAVAAAMTSKIGVGNAVFHTGGGACEAETVYLGVFRREALEQQGGYNEEFIRAQDWELNFRIREAGGLIWFSPELKVSYRPRPSVKALAKQYKDYGRWRHVVARYHEGSINLRYLAPPTAVLAIAAGLVVGVALTPWSFVIPGGYLAAIALGSVPAGRGLRLKARLQIPVALATMHMTWGWGFLTSPRALAKKVIASRRPAVLASD; translated from the coding sequence ATGAACGCCAACCCCGACGTGCAGCTCCCCGCCGTCTCTGTGATCATGCCCGTCCTCAACGAGGAGCGGCATCTGCGCGGAGCCGTCCAAGCGATCCTCGCGCAGGAGTACGCCGGCGAGATGGAGGTCGTGATCGCCCTCGGTCCCTCCACGGACCGCACGGACGAGATCGCCGCCGAGCTCGTCCGCGACGATGCGCGCGTCCACACCGTCCCGAACCCCACCGGTCGCACACCGGCCGCCCTGAACGCCGCGATCAAGGCCTCGCGCCACCCGATCGTCGTCCGCGTCGACGGGCACGGCATGCTCTCGCCGAACTACATCACCACCGCCGTACGGCTCCTGGAGGAGACCGGCGCGCAGAACGTCGGCGGCATCATGCACGCCGAGGGCGAGAACGACTGGGAGCAGGCGGTCGCCGCCGCCATGACCTCGAAGATCGGAGTCGGCAACGCCGTCTTCCACACCGGCGGCGGCGCGTGCGAGGCCGAGACCGTCTACCTCGGGGTCTTCCGGCGCGAGGCGCTGGAGCAACAGGGCGGGTACAACGAGGAGTTCATCCGGGCCCAGGACTGGGAGCTGAACTTCCGGATCCGGGAGGCCGGCGGGCTGATCTGGTTCTCGCCGGAGCTGAAGGTGTCGTACCGCCCGCGGCCGAGCGTGAAGGCGCTCGCCAAGCAGTACAAGGACTACGGCCGCTGGCGGCACGTCGTCGCCCGCTACCACGAGGGCTCCATCAACCTGCGCTACCTCGCGCCGCCGACGGCGGTTCTGGCGATCGCGGCGGGCCTCGTGGTCGGCGTGGCCCTGACGCCCTGGAGTTTCGTGATCCCCGGCGGCTACCTCGCCGCGATAGCCCTCGGATCCGTCCCCGCGGGCAGGGGGCTGCGGCTGAAGGCACGGCTGCAGATCCCCGTGGCCCTCGCCACCATGCACATGACGTGGGGCTGGGGCTTTCTGACCAGCCCCAGGGCCCTGGCGAAGAAGGTCATCGCGTCCCGCCGGCCCGCGGTGCTCGCCTCCGACTGA
- a CDS encoding four-helix bundle copper-binding protein: MTQPGMTAMSKEMQDCVEACMACHSVCEETMSSCMQMGGQAQMQIMRALMDCSETTRMCADMMMRRSPMSAEMCAMCAKACDMCAEACMSMPDDPQMMRCAQACRRCAEMCRTMAGATM; encoded by the coding sequence ATGACCCAGCCCGGAATGACTGCCATGAGCAAGGAGATGCAGGACTGCGTCGAGGCGTGCATGGCCTGCCACAGCGTGTGCGAGGAGACCATGAGTTCCTGCATGCAGATGGGCGGTCAGGCCCAGATGCAGATCATGCGCGCGCTCATGGACTGCTCCGAGACGACCCGCATGTGCGCGGACATGATGATGCGCCGCTCGCCCATGTCGGCCGAGATGTGCGCGATGTGCGCCAAAGCGTGCGACATGTGCGCCGAGGCGTGTATGTCCATGCCGGACGACCCCCAGATGATGCGCTGCGCTCAGGCGTGTCGCCGCTGCGCCGAGATGTGCCGCACGATGGCGGGCGCGACGATGTGA
- a CDS encoding CGNR zinc finger domain-containing protein, translating to MSERSAAPGGLVLVESLVNTLDIESGADALDTADGRLPFGLTEDEVPAARELRESLRAVLLAHAGHPPHARVTPLDDLLASAPLRLTVDAADGSAALTAADVRPLGSRVAAAVAEALVAGTWLRLKACEAVTCHWAYYDRSPAGRGRWCSMQVCGARAKMRRYRAK from the coding sequence ATGAGTGAGAGATCGGCCGCGCCGGGCGGCCTGGTCCTGGTCGAGTCCCTGGTGAACACGCTGGACATCGAGTCGGGGGCCGACGCTCTGGACACGGCGGACGGCCGCCTGCCGTTCGGGCTCACCGAGGACGAGGTCCCCGCCGCACGCGAGCTGCGCGAGTCCCTGCGCGCGGTGCTGCTCGCCCACGCGGGCCACCCGCCCCACGCCCGGGTCACGCCCCTGGACGACCTGCTGGCGTCGGCGCCCCTGCGCCTGACGGTCGACGCCGCCGACGGTTCGGCGGCACTGACCGCCGCCGACGTACGCCCCCTTGGTTCCCGTGTCGCCGCTGCCGTCGCCGAGGCCCTCGTCGCCGGAACCTGGCTGCGTCTGAAGGCCTGCGAGGCCGTCACCTGCCACTGGGCGTACTACGACCGCAGTCCGGCCGGCCGCGGGCGCTGGTGCTCGATGCAGGTGTGCGGGGCGCGCGCGAAAATGCGCCGGTACCGGGCGAAGTAG
- a CDS encoding acyl-CoA dehydrogenase: MAGSADFDLYRPSEEHDMLRDAIRSLAEAKIAPYAAAVDEEARFPQEALEALVANDLHAVHVPEEYGGSGADALATVIVIEEVARVCASSSLIPAVNKLGSLPVILSGSEELKKKYMAPLARGEGMFSYCLSEPDAGSDAAGMKTKAVREGDTYVLNGVKRWITNAGESEFYTVMAVTDPSKRSKGISAFVVEKSDDGVSFGAPEKKLGIKGSPTREVYLDNVRIPADRMIGEEGTGFATAMKTLDHTRITIAAQALGIAQGALDYAKGYVQERKQFGKPIADFQGIQFMLADMAMKIEAARQLTYAAAAKSQRGDKDLTFQGAAAKCFASDVAMEVTTDAVQLLGGYGYTRDYPVERMMRDAKITQIYEGTNQVQRIVMARNLP; encoded by the coding sequence TTGGCCGGATCGGCTGACTTCGACCTGTACCGCCCGTCCGAGGAGCACGACATGCTCCGCGACGCGATCCGTTCGCTGGCCGAGGCGAAGATCGCGCCGTACGCGGCCGCGGTGGACGAGGAGGCCCGCTTCCCGCAGGAGGCCCTGGAGGCCCTGGTCGCGAACGACCTGCACGCGGTGCACGTGCCCGAGGAGTACGGCGGCTCGGGCGCGGACGCGCTGGCGACCGTGATCGTGATCGAGGAGGTGGCCCGCGTGTGTGCCAGCTCCTCCCTCATCCCGGCCGTGAACAAGCTGGGCTCGCTGCCGGTGATCCTGTCCGGCTCCGAGGAGCTGAAGAAGAAGTACATGGCCCCGCTCGCCAGGGGCGAGGGCATGTTCTCGTACTGCCTCTCCGAGCCGGACGCCGGCTCGGACGCGGCCGGCATGAAGACGAAGGCGGTCCGCGAAGGCGACACCTACGTCCTGAACGGCGTGAAGCGCTGGATCACCAACGCCGGCGAGTCCGAGTTCTACACGGTGATGGCAGTGACCGACCCCAGCAAGCGCTCGAAGGGCATCTCGGCCTTCGTCGTCGAGAAGTCGGACGACGGCGTCTCCTTCGGCGCCCCGGAGAAGAAGCTCGGCATCAAGGGCTCCCCGACCCGTGAGGTCTACCTCGACAACGTCCGTATCCCGGCCGACCGCATGATCGGAGAGGAGGGCACGGGCTTCGCCACGGCGATGAAGACCCTGGACCACACCCGCATCACCATCGCGGCCCAGGCCCTCGGTATCGCCCAGGGCGCGCTCGACTACGCCAAGGGCTACGTCCAGGAGCGCAAGCAGTTCGGCAAGCCGATCGCCGACTTCCAGGGCATCCAGTTCATGCTCGCCGACATGGCCATGAAGATCGAGGCCGCCCGCCAGCTGACGTACGCCGCGGCGGCGAAGTCCCAGCGCGGCGACAAGGACCTCACCTTCCAGGGCGCGGCGGCCAAGTGCTTCGCCTCGGACGTGGCGATGGAGGTCACCACGGACGCGGTCCAGCTGCTCGGCGGCTACGGCTACACCCGTGACTACCCGGTGGAGCGCATGATGCGCGACGCGAAGATCACGCAGATTTATGAGGGCACGAACCAGGTTCAGCGGATCGTGATGGCGCGGAACCTTCCGTAG
- a CDS encoding LCP family protein, protein MNDWPEAWSDDNRNRYGRGSANARPEGARAMRQVRRPSSGGYGDPGPSAPPYGGVPQQPSYVNGQGHGGYGDDPAVDGYNTGQVYGSPGGGGPGGPGGPGAPRPRPNWRRRIKWTAITLVTALVVTSVATYFWADGKLHRDVDLSTVLDRPEAGDGTNYLIVGSDSRAGLSAAQKKNLHTGSAEGKRTDSMMILHVGDSGDTLISLPRDSNVTIPTYKGSTSGKTYQGTGRQTKLNAAYAEDGPTLLVRSVEYNMGLHIDHYVEIGFAGFANIVDAVGGVDIDIDKGFKDKYSGADFKSGTQTLNGEQALAFVRTRHAFAASDLQRTKNQQKFLSALAHQVATPSTVLNPFKLYPTMSAGLDSLTVDKDMSLWDLASMFWAMKGVSGGDGTSMNMPISGSTGGNLVWDKAKVKTLVNELNNDQKVTVSGD, encoded by the coding sequence ATGAACGATTGGCCCGAGGCATGGTCCGACGACAACCGCAACCGGTACGGACGCGGCAGCGCGAACGCACGCCCTGAGGGCGCCCGCGCGATGCGGCAGGTCCGCCGGCCCTCCTCGGGCGGGTACGGGGACCCCGGCCCCTCCGCGCCCCCGTACGGCGGGGTGCCCCAGCAGCCGTCGTACGTCAACGGCCAGGGACACGGCGGCTACGGCGACGACCCCGCTGTCGACGGCTACAACACCGGTCAGGTCTACGGCTCACCGGGCGGCGGGGGTCCGGGCGGTCCCGGTGGGCCGGGCGCTCCACGGCCGCGGCCGAACTGGCGGCGCCGTATCAAGTGGACGGCGATCACGCTGGTGACGGCGCTGGTCGTGACGTCGGTCGCCACCTACTTCTGGGCCGACGGCAAGCTGCACCGCGACGTCGACCTGTCCACGGTCCTCGACCGGCCCGAGGCGGGCGACGGCACGAACTACCTGATCGTCGGCTCCGACAGCCGTGCCGGGCTGTCCGCCGCGCAGAAGAAGAACCTGCACACCGGCTCCGCGGAGGGCAAGCGGACCGACTCGATGATGATCCTGCACGTCGGCGACAGCGGCGACACGCTGATCTCCCTGCCCCGCGACTCGAACGTGACGATCCCCACGTACAAGGGATCCACGTCCGGCAAGACCTATCAGGGCACGGGCCGGCAGACGAAGCTGAACGCCGCCTACGCGGAGGACGGGCCGACGCTGCTGGTGCGGTCGGTCGAGTACAACATGGGCCTGCACATCGACCACTACGTGGAGATCGGGTTCGCCGGCTTCGCGAACATCGTGGACGCGGTCGGCGGTGTCGACATCGACATCGACAAGGGCTTCAAGGACAAGTACTCGGGCGCCGACTTCAAGTCGGGCACGCAGACGCTGAACGGCGAGCAGGCCCTCGCCTTCGTCCGTACCCGGCACGCCTTCGCGGCGAGCGACCTGCAGCGCACCAAGAACCAGCAGAAGTTCCTCTCCGCGCTGGCCCACCAGGTCGCGACCCCGTCGACGGTGCTGAACCCCTTCAAGCTGTACCCGACGATGAGCGCGGGCCTGGACTCCCTGACCGTCGACAAGGACATGAGCCTGTGGGACCTGGCGTCCATGTTCTGGGCGATGAAGGGCGTCAGCGGCGGCGACGGCACCTCCATGAACATGCCGATCTCCGGGTCCACCGGCGGCAACCTCGTCTGGGACAAGGCGAAGGTCAAGACGCTGGTGAACGAGCTGAACAACGACCAGAAGGTCACGGTCTCGGGTGACTGA
- a CDS encoding HAD family phosphatase has product MTDSSNGRPPFGAVLCDVDNVIRSFDSSRLEALERAAGVAEGTTRKVAFAPDAVSPLMLGEITSQEWAEAIAQGLAGLVTEPQTAYELALALLESPFHADDEVVGLLRRARVRVPLVLVSNATTALESDLDSMGLSDLADHVVNSARVGLAKPDPRIYHLAAELAGIRPERCLFVDDSEENLRAAAELGMHGVLFREPADLERALEPLFA; this is encoded by the coding sequence GTGACTGACAGCAGCAACGGCAGACCGCCCTTCGGGGCGGTTCTGTGTGACGTCGACAATGTGATCCGGTCCTTCGACTCCTCCCGCCTGGAGGCGCTGGAGCGCGCCGCGGGGGTCGCCGAGGGCACCACCAGGAAGGTGGCGTTCGCGCCGGACGCGGTCTCGCCGCTGATGCTGGGCGAGATCACCTCGCAGGAGTGGGCGGAGGCGATCGCCCAGGGCCTCGCCGGGCTCGTGACCGAGCCGCAGACGGCGTACGAGCTGGCCCTGGCGCTGCTCGAATCGCCCTTCCACGCGGACGACGAGGTCGTGGGGCTGCTGCGCCGCGCCCGTGTCCGGGTGCCGCTGGTCCTCGTCTCGAACGCGACGACGGCGCTGGAGTCCGACCTGGACTCCATGGGCCTGAGCGACCTCGCCGACCACGTCGTCAACAGCGCTCGCGTGGGCCTCGCCAAGCCGGACCCGCGCATCTACCACCTGGCGGCGGAACTCGCGGGCATCCGGCCCGAGCGCTGTCTGTTCGTCGACGACAGCGAGGAGAACCTCCGGGCGGCGGCGGAGCTGGGCATGCACGGCGTGCTCTTCCGTGAACCGGCGGACCTGGAACGGGCCCTGGAGCCGCTGTTCGCGTGA